A segment of the Denitratisoma oestradiolicum genome:
TGAAGAGGAAAGGCGAAGGCGGCGGACGAAGAAGGCCGCCTTCGCCTTTCGCATTTTCCGACCCTGCGTGACGCGGCACAAGCGCGGAACGAAACAGCAGGACGGAAAGCGGGAGAATGCGCAAGGCGAACCGCAGCAAAGCGAGGGAAGCCGTCTAGCGCCTCCCCGACTTTCGCGTGCGAAAGTTGCGCAATTCCGGCCGCAAAGCGGACGGGCCGGGACGGCCGCCGAATGGCGGCAGCGGGAACCGCGACGGACCGGCGACACGAAGCAAGATGGCAAAGGTAGCGGCCTACGAGGCGGACAGTGGAGAGCCTAGAAGCGATAGTGGATAGGCGGCCACCAAGCTAAGGCCAGGCCGCGTATTGCGCGGAGGTAGGCAGGCGAGCGGCAACAGGCCAATGGCGAGACAGGCGCGCGCTGTCAAGGACGGTGGCCGACCGAAGGCCGGGCGCCATCGAGCCGGCGAGAGCGTAGCGGTCCACGGCCCGAGTTCCGGCAAAGCCGGAACGAAGAGCCAGGAACCTAACGAAGCGGAAAGACCGGATTGACACGGACGGACCGAAGGGCCGGCCGTGTCAATCCGGTGATCTCTTGGGGAAGTGCCGCGCAAGGAACTTGCGCATGGTCTTCTCAGAAACGTCGAAGTGCTTGGCCAAGCGAGGCGGTGTAAGACCCAAGGTGTACAGCTCGCCCACGCGCTCGCGTTGGGGGTCGAGCTTCAAGCGGCCGGTGCTGCCCTTCGGGCGGCCGAGGACGCGCCCCTCATTGCGGGCGCGCTGCAAACCCTCGCGGGTGCGCATGCGGATGAAATCCAGCTCGATCATGGAGGCTATCGAGAAAGCGACCGCCTGAATTTGAGAATTGAGGCCGCCGTCCATGACGGTGGCCGTCTTCGTAACAATGAGCGTCACCCGGCGTTCGGCCGCCGCTTCGAGGATGGAAAAGACCTGGATGGGAGAAGACCCCAGCCGGGTGAATTCAGGCGTAAGAATGAAGTCGCCCGGCTGGGCCTTGTTGAGAAGCAGATCGCCAATGGCGCGCTTGCGCCACGATTGATCGCGGCTGACGGTCTCATCGACCAGCACGAGCGGCGAATAGCCGTGAGTGTTGGCGTAGTCGAGCAGCCCCAGGCGTTGCGAAGCAACGTCCTGGGAGTCGCGCGACACGCGAAGGTAGCCAAAGTAGGTTGGCATCCGGCACGAGGCTCAGGAACGGAAAAAGAGAAAGTAGGCGAGCGGGAAGGCACCCGCGATGCCCAGCAATGGGCACGCGGAGCGCGCGAAGCTGGCGAGTCGCCGGGAGGCGACGAGCCGCGAAATGGCCAATCCCATGAGATGGCCGAGAAACCAGCCCGCGAGCAAAGCGAGCGAGCCAAGCCCGACGTTCAAGGCGAAGCCGTCGAACGAGGCGGCAGCAAGACCCTGGGCACGATCCATCAGCGAAGAAGACATGATCGCGGCCAGGTGAGTTAGCGCGGGCGCGCAGCGCCGCGCGGCGGTTGCGCCAAGCGCGCTTCGACGAAGCGAAGCAGCGCCGCGCGCTCGTCGGCCGACAGGCCGCTGGTCAGGCAGAACTCGAAGAACTCCAGGGCGGCTTCCTTGTGCTCAATGGGCAGAGGTTCGAGCATGGCCAAGTTGCACATGTAGTCGGGGTGGGCGAAGGCGGCGACGAACTGGAGCAACAGAAGGCCGGCTTCGGCAGAGCCGGTTTTTTCGACCAGGTGAAGGGCGGGCCTCAACGGCTCGGGAAAATCGCTCAGAAGGCCCGTATTCGAGCCGTAGATCGCGCGTGATTCGCTCAAGATGCACCCCCGGTAATGAAAAGGTCTTCGGGGCGTTATTTTACCAGGATCGCCGGTAGGTTTAATGGACTTTTCCGACAGGAAAAGGCGACCGTGAAAACGGTCGTTAAAACTACCGGGTTTTTCGGCCGCCGGGCCGGAAAACCGAAAAGACGTAAAGTTGTTCCCACGGATGGGAATGTGTCACCCGGCCGGTAGGCCGGGTGACAGGCTGCGCGTCAGAGCAGCCCGCGTTGGGCGAAGGACACATTGGCCCCGCCGGCCACGACGATGTGATCGAGCACGCGCACGTCGACCAGCGCGAGCGCGTTCTTCAGCACCTGGGTCAGTGACTCGTCGGCACGCGACGGCTCGGCCAGGCCGGACGGGTGGTTGTGCGCGAAGATGACGGCGGCGGCGTTGAGGCGCAGCGCGGTCTTCACCACTTCGCGGGGATAGACCGAGGTCTGCGTCAGCGTGCCCCGGAACAGCTCGATGTACTCGATGACGCGGTTCTGCGCGTCAAGGAAGATCGCGGCGAACACTTCATGCTCCAGGGCACCGAGGCGCAGCGAGAAATAGGCGTTGGCGTCGGACGGCGCCGAAATCAGGCCGTTGCGCATCACCTTCTCGTCAAGGATGGCCAGCGCGGCCTCGATGACGTGCTCGGCGGTCGCCAGTTGGAACTGGCCGTTGTCGTCGATGGTGAAAAGGTCGATGTGCGAAGCGGTCATTTGTCGGACTCCAGGAAGTGGGCGGGATTGCCTACTTCCTCTGGATCGGTTCGCAGCGCAGCGGTCAAGGGTGAAACGGCCATCGGCCGCAAGCGCCCGCCAGGGCGCGCAGCCCTTGACGGCGAGAACGAACTGACACCCTTTGAAGTGACAGGCAATCCCTACCCTCTGCACACCACGGACCCCTTCGTGCAGTTGTCCAGCTTTCGCGCGCGAAAGCTCACTTCAGGCGAAGCCCAAGACGCCGCCGGCCGGCGGCGTCGCCGCGTCAGACGGCAACGAAGTGGCCACCGAGGGGGCCGGCGATGATGCAGGGGCGACGGTAGGGACGGCGGGCGCAGTAGCGCAGGACTTCGCGGAGCTGGTCGGCGCGGACGCGGGAGCAGGGAGGAAGGGGCGCATTCATGTGGATCTCCTTTGGCGGGTAGCGGACCGATCTGGCCGCCTCGCAAAGTCGCCGCAGGCGGTCGGCCCGAAGGGCGCCGGCAGGGTTTCGGCGCGGTGCAGGGCGACGTGACAGGATGACCGATCGCCAAGGCGCAGCCGAGGCCGCAGCCCGATCGCAGGGAGGGACCGGGCGAAGGGGCGCGCGAAGCGGCGCCGCAGGCGCCCCGCAGCGAGCGGACGAACTGGCACCCAAGCCCTGCCCTGCCCGCTTGCGGGCAGGTCTCTAGCGCCGCTGCCGGCGAGGCCGACGAAGGCGATGGGCGGCCAGATCGGGAAGCCGCGAAAGGACGCATGGCGCCACCACTCGGCGGGTAGTGCCGACAAAGAAGGCGGGTAACTTCGAGCAGCCACCGCGACCACGCGAACGGTCGGGGGAAGGCGGCCAGGTTGGCAAGGCGGTAAGCGCCCGGAGGGCGCAAGCGAAAGGGATGTGCAAGGCTGCGCAGCAGTCCCCGCAACGCGGGGATGAGCGCGAATGCGCGAACCTGGAGCAGCCCGGTCGGCCCGCGTAGCGGGACGATTCGCCCGGAAGGCAAGAAACAGGCATAGGAAGCCACACAAGAGGGAAGGAAGGCCAAACAGCAGCCGCAACAGCGCCAAGGGAGAAAGCCCGGCCAAGCAGCGCGCGGTAGCGCGCTCGCCAGAACCGGGCATAGCGGCGGGCCGACAGGCCCGCGACCCCAGCCCGCCGAAGGCGGGCCGCTGCCAGCAGCAGCCGGCGCGCCACCGCCGCGCGCCCATCACGGCAGCACCCGGAGCTGGTCCACGCCGTAGATCGTCTGAATGCAGCGCGGATCGTGGTCCACCACGCGCCGGCCGGCGCGGTCGGTGCGGTAGGTCACGGGCTTGTCATCGTGCGCCCAAACGGAACCGTATTCAGGATTGGCGCGATCCACGATCACCCGCTTGCCCACGTCACGGGACGCGGACGGGTGTGAAGCGGCGACGATTTCGCAGCGAACACCGGGCCGGAAGGCGGACATATCGACGGCGGCCCGGGCCGCCGTCGGCGCGGGCACAGCGGCCGGCGCCGGCCGGATAGTGCGGGCCTGCGCGGCGTGGGCGTCTTCCAGCTCCAGGGCGAGCCGCACCAGAATCGACAGGTGATAGGAAATATGGGCGGTCTTGAGGTCCAGCGCGCAGCGCAGGGCCTCAAGTGGGCGCCCACCGCTGGAAATGAGAATGTCGCAGCGGGAAAGGGCGGCCAGCCCGCGCGCGCGCAGATCGTTGTAACGGGCAATGTCGCGCTGAAGCTCGGCTTGGTTCGAGTCGATCAGCTTGGCCAGGTAGCCCGCACGCGCGGCGGGTGCCACCGGCACGCGCCGCGCGGAATGCGGGTCCAGCTCGTACCAGTTCGAGCGGATGCCGACGTGTTCCGCCTCGGAATACCGGGCGATCAGCGCCGCGACGGCAGCCGGCGCGACGGCCGCCACCAGGGCGGCGGCCTCATCGTCGATAGCCTTGTTCTTGGCGTCGTCCTCGGTCGACATGGTGCCGCCCTCCCCTACCCGTCCAGCCGGGCCAGGAGGGGCACGGCGCCATAGTTCCACCAGTCCATGACGCGGTGCAGGGTCTCGTCACGCTCGGCCGCTGTCGCCGTGCTGAAAAGGTTGTGCTGGCGGATCACGCGGCCAGCGGTGAAGGCGCGCAGGATGTCGAGCGGGGAAGCCGCGCCATCCAGGGCGCGCAGCGCCTCGCGCAAGACAGGATCAGGCACGAAGGCCGGCGGGAAGGGCTGGCCCTGCTCGCCGGCCGCCGTCGCGGCCTGCTCGATGTCGCGCATGGTCCAGCGGGTCAAGATGCGATCCAGAAGGGCCGCGCGCCCAGCGCGCACGGTCTCGCGCAGCGCGGCCGCGCGCTTCTCCAGCAGCTCGGCATCGGCGAGCGCGGCGGCCAGGTGGTCGCGGTCGTTGCGGATCGGGTCGCCCACCTCCGGCAGCAGGTCAACCCAAGGCATGAAAATCGGGTGCATGGTGCGTACTCCCTGAGAGGCCCCGGCGAAGCCGGGGCGTGTGGTGGTGGGTCAGGCGGTCAAGGTGAAAAGAGCGATGTTCACGGCGGTGCCGGAGTCCGCGAAGGTGTCGGGCGGCAGGTCTTCCCATTCGCCGCCGCGCTGCTCCACCAGCGGCCGGAGCTGGGCGTTCTGGCGCGGCCCATTGGCGCAGATCGCCACCAGCTTGCCGCCCGGCTTCAGGAAGGCCAGGGCGTGGCGGATATGCTTGATGTCGTCGGCGTTCGCAAAGGGCGGATTCATCAGAATGCGGTCGAATGATCCCCACAGGGTTTCGGGCGTGCATTGCAGGAAGTCACCGATCACCACGGCGCGGCGGGTCGCATCGAGGCGGCCGCCCAAAGAGGCGTTAATCTCCACGGCCACCACTTCGCAGCCCTCGGGCAACTGGTCGAGAATGCGACCAGTGCCGGCGCTCGGCTCCAGCACGCGCATTCCGGGCTCGATGTCGGCCAGTTCCACCATGCGCGCAGCCAGGCGCGCCGGGGTGGGGAAGAGCTGCGGGGCGCTCACAACCTGCACCCCGCCGGCCTTGAGCTGGTCGCGCATAGCCTGGAAGGCTGCGGCCGGGTTCTCGGCCGCCGCCTTGGCGGCTTCATTCTGCGCGGTGCCGGTCTCGCAAGTGGCGCAGTCGATGGCCTGATGGCCGGCGACGTTGGGCTTGCTGCACGTCGTCGCGGTGGTCTGGTAGCCGCAGGGCTCCACGGCCGCCGGCACTCGCTCCAGTTTCACCGGCTCGGCGGCCACGGCCGCCGGCGGATCGACGCGCTTGGCGTCGGTGATGAAAACATTGGGGTAGGAATGGCGCTTGTTGAAGTCCGATTCCTTCGGCATGCAGTAGCAGCCCATGCAGGTGCGGACGCGATGCGCGCCGGCCGTGTCCGTGGCCTTGATCTTGTTGGTGCCTTTGTAGTCCTTGGGCACGCGGTCATATTCGGCCTTGGTCATATGGGCAAAGCCTTCGCCCGGATAGTTCACCAAGGGCGGCAGCTTGGTGGCCTTCTCGACCAAGGCGGCCTGTTCGGCGGTCGGGGCCTGGTATTCCTTGATTTCCTCGATGCCGCGCACGCGCACATAACGCGCGTTGGTGGTGACGCTCACGGGCTTGCCGTCCTTCTTGTTGACGCGGACCACGATCAGCCATTCGTTATCAATCAGGACACGCCCGCCGGGCTGGATGTCCTGGCCCTCGGCCTTCAGGCCGCCTTGCTCGTCCAGCATGGCGCGTTCGTAGCCGATGCGGTTCTCGTAGTGCTCCAGCCAGCGGCGCGCCCATGCCATCGTGCGCTCATGGGCAGGGATGGCGATATCGCGGGCCTGCGCGGCGTCGATGATGCCGCCATCGAGGGCGGACCAAAGAGACATGGCGCCTTCGTACTGCGAAGCCGGCGGGTTGCGCGG
Coding sequences within it:
- the kleA gene encoding stable inheritance protein KleA, producing MHPIFMPWVDLLPEVGDPIRNDRDHLAAALADAELLEKRAAALRETVRAGRAALLDRILTRWTMRDIEQAATAAGEQGQPFPPAFVPDPVLREALRALDGAASPLDILRAFTAGRVIRQHNLFSTATAAERDETLHRVMDWWNYGAVPLLARLDG
- the radC gene encoding RadC family protein — encoded protein: MTASHIDLFTIDDNGQFQLATAEHVIEAALAILDEKVMRNGLISAPSDANAYFSLRLGALEHEVFAAIFLDAQNRVIEYIELFRGTLTQTSVYPREVVKTALRLNAAAVIFAHNHPSGLAEPSRADESLTQVLKNALALVDVRVLDHIVVAGGANVSFAQRGLL
- a CDS encoding recombinase family protein, with translation MPTYFGYLRVSRDSQDVASQRLGLLDYANTHGYSPLVLVDETVSRDQSWRKRAIGDLLLNKAQPGDFILTPEFTRLGSSPIQVFSILEAAAERRVTLIVTKTATVMDGGLNSQIQAVAFSIASMIELDFIRMRTREGLQRARNEGRVLGRPKGSTGRLKLDPQRERVGELYTLGLTPPRLAKHFDVSEKTMRKFLARHFPKRSPD
- a CDS encoding DUF3560 domain-containing protein — translated: MQTMTATYSPDDNKLRLYSSSRLDSATYERVKAAGFKWAPRQELFVAPMWTPAREDLLLELCGEIGDEDTSLVERAEERADRFGDYSDKRASDAESARRAVSSIADGIPFGQPILVGHHSERRARKDAERIENGMRRAVKMWETSEYWKHRAAGALRHAKYKELPAVRHRRIKGLEADKRKQERAIAEAEQFLKHWRAEGLTLDQAKAIANYDHISRCFSLTDYPRNPPASQYEGAMSLWSALDGGIIDAAQARDIAIPAHERTMAWARRWLEHYENRIGYERAMLDEQGGLKAEGQDIQPGGRVLIDNEWLIVVRVNKKDGKPVSVTTNARYVRVRGIEEIKEYQAPTAEQAALVEKATKLPPLVNYPGEGFAHMTKAEYDRVPKDYKGTNKIKATDTAGAHRVRTCMGCYCMPKESDFNKRHSYPNVFITDAKRVDPPAAVAAEPVKLERVPAAVEPCGYQTTATTCSKPNVAGHQAIDCATCETGTAQNEAAKAAAENPAAAFQAMRDQLKAGGVQVVSAPQLFPTPARLAARMVELADIEPGMRVLEPSAGTGRILDQLPEGCEVVAVEINASLGGRLDATRRAVVIGDFLQCTPETLWGSFDRILMNPPFANADDIKHIRHALAFLKPGGKLVAICANGPRQNAQLRPLVEQRGGEWEDLPPDTFADSGTAVNIALFTLTA